TGTAAACATTTGAGCGCCACCCCACAAGCTGTCTCGTTCGAAACCACATCCCAAAGCCCGTCGCTTGCTAATATCAAGCACTCGTCCTCCGCCGTCCGCTCCGTCACAGTCACCTCCGGCTCCGATGTGACGTACGGCTTCAAGTAATTATCACCTGAAGAAAACCCACAATAGAAATCGTAATAGTTTCTTTATGGAGAGCGAGAAGaaatgaaattaaataaagtttCGTTTATGCTGGAGGAGGAAAATGAATATTACCGATTGCGCGAGACATTGCCAAGACTCCAAGAACTCGAGCCCCGTCCCAGTATATAACCCGGCCGCCGGATTCGTTAATCCGTTTCAGTTCATCTGGTCGGTCCGGCTGTAATCAAAGAAAAATTCGCGTTAAACCAATATTACCACATAcatatttcaagtttttttgACGGTATTGAATTTCAGCATATTAATCAACCTTATGGTCCACGGAAAGGGGAATCGCCACGCCTTTCCGACAAAGAACGGCTCGAGAATCACCACAATTCGAGACGATAATCTTGTCCGGCGTCACGATCGCCACGACAGCGGTGGATCCTACAGCCTCACTCTGCGGAGTCTTTAGCTCGCACCGGCAGGCAGAGCCAGGGTCTTCGTCCCCAGTTCCGCTGGCGGTAGACCATTCGATGACATCCTTGTCCATTTTCGAGAAACTTTCGGACATCATTTGCTCCCACGAAGCTCCACGGCCGCTTTCGATCTCGTTTTTCACTATTTCGTGCATTCGATCCTTGCACCTCGTTGCCACCTGAAAAAACCAAGTCAATTCAAAACTCATTTTCAGTAAAAAaaattgcttttttttttttattattattatcaaggtgttccGCAGCAAAGTTTCGAAGCTTACGTGTGAGCAACCATGACCGTCATAGACTCCAAAAAGATGAATCCCGCCCCTTAAATTAAGGCTCCGATCAGAAAAACTGGGGCGTATCGCCACCGCATCTTCCATATCTCTTCTCCTTCCACAAACAGAAGTCATCCCGTATTTCG
This Primulina eburnea isolate SZY01 chromosome 2, ASM2296580v1, whole genome shotgun sequence DNA region includes the following protein-coding sequences:
- the LOC140820202 gene encoding protein phosphatase 2C 37-like → MAGMCCGVNIGEAETAAPVEPSSKSSRRRRLLEIHQFKFTPTDKAVATPMESGGTRKRQKMEEVVPASSLRDCADAVYNCEVKEIEKRLIDGDVPEEKGPETKSFDLKASTSETQLDVVVPECPKYGMTSVCGRRRDMEDAVAIRPSFSDRSLNLRGGIHLFGVYDGHGCSHVATRCKDRMHEIVKNEIESGRGASWEQMMSESFSKMDKDVIEWSTASGTGDEDPGSACRCELKTPQSEAVGSTAVVAIVTPDKIIVSNCGDSRAVLCRKGVAIPLSVDHKPDRPDELKRINESGGRVIYWDGARVLGVLAMSRAIGDNYLKPYVTSEPEVTVTERTAEDECLILASDGLWDVVSNETACGVALKCLQSCKPRSPPRSPGNDITFTAAGECSDKACSDASILLTKLALARHSADNVSVVVVDLRRGQ